The nucleotide sequence TCAGGGATAAAAGGGAAAAAAGGGAGAATTGACTTCCTTGCTTCCGTTCTCCTGTATTTTTGGAGTCTTTCCTACTTCCTGGTGTCTCCAAGAACACTAACATTTTTCCAACCACCGTTGTAATGTCTTTcatcttttgtaaatcgttgaatttattgacaATATGTATCAATCTATATACAAGGCGTCTCATTACCGGCGTAATAGGTATTAATTAACCAAGACTTGAAATCTCTTGAAACATGAAATCACCGACAGGAATTGAATCACTTTCCACTTTCTTCCTCACCACGTATAATTTCACTGCTCAAAGGTTGTAAAGCAGCAAATCTCCGTTTCATTTCCTCTTGTTCACGATGCTCTAATTCATttgcttgttgtttttggGTTTTTTTCGCTTGTTGTCGTTCAGCATCCTTTATGGGACCTTGACGTAATGCTGCTCGTTCTGATTGTTGTGAatagttgatgaagatgaatgCACCAGTGGCAAACGCTATTGATGCGCCAAGGGTGATTTTTGATGCGGTTGACATTTGGGTAATAATGGAGAGTGGGGTCCAGTCAGGGTGTTTATAGAGAGTTGATTGAGGTGAgctgatttgatttgtagatttattttttttggtgCAACTTTTTATGACACTTGATTATTGTtattttggttgcaaaGTATTCACGAAGCAACAAGGGTCTACGAAACTCATTGGGACTTTTCTTAGTGGTTTGATATTACCCAATACTTATTTAGTTATAACTGTGCAAAAAGTTCGTTACTAGTGAATTACTCATTTTGAACTAGTTACGTCATAGCTATACATGCTCCCCCCCCATACGTCTGAAAtgaccaatttgaaagataGCCAAATCAATGGTCTTGTATAAATGATTAGCCGCCCAATATTGGCCCCTTTTTGCTAtaaaatcaacttctttattacatccttttcaaattctttgttGTCTCCTTATTACTGAATTTCGGAACGGCGATGTGACAAAGGGCTGCAAATTCCCGACACGCAAAACACTACGGATCCTGACCTTCTATTTTTGTACTAACTAACAGAAAATACGAAGTTGCGCAGATGTAGGAAAGCTTTCAGATATTGCTTGTAGTTAAAGTTTGAAGCCcgtttttgaattgttcaacatATCCTATTAGAAACGTTGGATATGTAAGTTTATAACTATAAAATGTGATGCAATAAAGAGCCTCATATTGTTATGTGAGAGTTCTAAGCGATATTGAGAGCTTTCGGGACTAACAAGCAGATCTCttataaaaaaatattatCCATTGCATACGATGATGCTGAAGGACTTCATTTCGGTGTAAAGACTTCGTCCTCTCGCCATTGGAGTTTCCATAGTTTGGGATGAACTCTTTAAAGTATCAATCTTGGGTGTGTTTTGTATAACACGCATCATACCCTCCTACGGTTGTATACGTGTGGCCAGCACCTAGTGGAGCCATAAAAAGAGCAAATAATCGATCAATTCTACGTATATTGTTGTCGTTGGAAAGTTCAACATTGTTTGACTCGCAAAGATCcgtttttttttcttttgcatcaCAAGGTTCAACCcgacaattcaaaaatacgcaattgattcaacaacaacgcACAAATCCATTGGAACATTTCTACAAATTGGGAAACGGCATATGAGATATCCATTATCGTTACGATTCAACAATGAGCAGAAACTTTCACCATAATGACAGTTCGACAActaatcaatttcaatcagCAAACCTAGATTCTTCTACAGATATTCACCAGCTGGGTTTCCAAGAGGGAGGCTTCTCCAGTGGAGGATCAAGTCCCCCTCCCCAGTCAACAAAATCTCaagtttccaatttgacCAGAACTTTacaatcatcatcttcaaccaACAGCGCATTAcaacaaagtcaacaaagtcaacaaagtcaacaaaGTTTCGAGGATCATCCCCAATCAACGCAGgggcaacaacaaattactGACCCGCGAAAATCGATTATCGGCCTACCATACAAAACTACTAGAGTAGACATTGGTGATGACGCTCAATCTTCTAGCTATCAGGCTCATCATGGTGCATTTCCTCAACAAATTCCCATCTCACAGAACTCTTACAAGCACATGCCCATGTCTCACAATACACCAACTGCAGTAGGGACATCATACACATCAGCTCATTCCTATAACCCCTCCTTGCCTTCGACAAATAACTTCATAACGCAACCTGAGTCTTCATCATTCCATGACCACACAGCACCATCCAGTTTTCGACCAAACACAGTGCCGCATGcttttccaacaacaaccgTACAAACTGATTCAGTTATACCTAACAGAAGTTCATTCTCAGTCGCTCCAGATGCAGCATCCCTGCTACACCTGTCATCTTATTCTGTACCTggcaatcaatttcaacaaccatCGAtgattcatcatccaaCGCAAATTAATAGCAATCAGTTTATGGCGAATCAAAGAATCCCAAATTCTCTACCTGCAGGTCATATATATGCCAACTCATTCCCTTCGGCAAATCAAgaacagcaacagcaacagcagcagcaaccaCAACTGGCTCGTCGACTTCAATCCTTGTTGAATGCAGATAAATCTACCCTGACAGGTTCCATCAGCATTCCACAGAAAAACAGGATTCAGAATCTTCAGCATAACCAGGACCATTCTTATCACTCAACACCGCCTTATTATGAACACGTTCAGCAAAGTTCACAGGGTCTGCAACAACTGTCAGAGTATGTGCGTCCGGAACCAGATCATTACCTAACCTACAGCGAATTTCTACAAGAGTTGAGAAGAAAGGATGAGCAGGAACGGCCAAATTCAGGGGAGGAACACTTAAATATAGTTGAGTTCCCCGTAAACAATTTAATCGTCATGCTCTCGTGTTTATTGACCAAGATCATTGAAGCAAATGATAAGTTGCATCCAaaccattttgaaaatactATTGCAATACGACAAAAGATTAAAGAAGAGAGGAAACTAAAAAGGATACAGCGTAAAAATAAGCAGAGGGAGTATCACGAAGATACAGTTGTCggtgaagttgaaaacGAGGATGCTGATCAAAATAAGGAGGAAAAAggaattgatgatgacgatcGCTTTAGTGTGCGTATCCATAGTGAGGATCGTAtggatgaggatgatgacAATCACGAAGTAGATGCTGAGTACGATGACGATTtcgatgaagatgaagatgaggaagaCAATGAgatgaaaaataaatatttGGCTAATGTGTTGGCATTTCATGGGACAAATGTTCCAGGAATTTCCCTCCAGGCTTATTTGGCTAGAGTGTTGAAATATTGTCCTGTTACCAACGAGGTTTTCTTGTCATTATTGGTATATTTCGATCGTATTGCCAAGAAAgccaacaatttgaatcagAAAAGAAAACTGAGCTCCAATGATGATGGGAATGATGGCGGAGATACTTCTGAGGCCGAGCAGTTATTTGTCATGGATTCATACAATATTCATCGTTTAATCATTAGTGGTATCACAGTCTCTTCCAAGTTTTTTCTGGATATCTTTTATAAAAACTTACGATATGCAAAAGTGGGTGGATTACCATTGGAGGAATTAAACTATTTGGAGCTACAATTTCTTCTACTTTTGGATTTTAAATTGATGATCAGTGTTGAGGATCTACAGAACTATGGCGATTTATTGGCCAGATTTTGGAAACGAGAACAACTGAATGCGAGCGAGGCAGGCGCAGGAGGCAATTCTAGCGGTAATGAATGAGAGAGCTGGAACTAGAAGTGTCCAAAAGCCAATGAATGATTCGTGGTGGCTGACTATGCTGAATCTCTGTGTATATTGCTGTATCTGAATTGTATAAATATGCGTAAGATTTGCTATTGTTTGCGAGGTCAATTCTTGAAGCCAACTTTTAAGGTACGGCTCATTTCTGGACTTGGCACAGATTTACACAATCACATATTGGGGTACTACGTTTTTGGCATACTCGCAAAATGTTAGGCTCTTTAGTAAAGAAGCACCAAGCCTTGATGGAAGAAATAGTATACTTTCTTGACCTCGATTGAAAGGGAAGAGACTAATTACCGTTTTTGGTAAACTCATTGTAATTTTCTATTGTGGCTTAAAATTTAGATTGAGAAAAATGGATATTCACCGCAACAGTTGATCTTTCAATTATTGTTTACTACGTTTGGTAGTTATACATTCTTGACATTATGATAGATCTTCCATTAAAAAAGTTAGATAGACTTTTGCTGACAATATCAAACATTTAATCGGTTCATGATTGTGGATTGGCATGTAAGTAAATCGGTAATAATTTTGTACTTTCAAGGAATGATAATCCTCGGTTTTTGTAACTCCAATTGTTTAGACCAGCAACTTTGTACTTCAACTTTCAACTTTTAAAGGGAGATTGAAGTAGCTTACGTTAATTTGAAGTCCTGTTTTAGTTAACTAATTGTCATGTGCAAGCTCAAAAAAGAACATATAGAGGGGTACAAAGCGTTGGATTAAACCCATTTAGTGGAGATGTAAAGATTCTCGTCATTAAATCCGGCGTATTCAATATTGTTTGTCGTAATTGACTTTTGTGTAGTAAATCTTTCCACTCCCCTTGAGGAAATTTTAAATCACAATTGCAAATATCACTACACACACAGGACAAAGGTTAGTTCGGAaaagattttcaatttcatatttATTATCCATCGGTCTTGACTGCCGATGATATTATATTATAAAAGAAAACGTTTgcattcaaaaactttaaatttCGTCATTATTAAAATCTGATTCCCTTATTTAAATCAAAGGGAATCATCAAAGTTTCGTATATGCTGGACATACAACGTTATAAAAATTACAAACCTGGAGTTTCTTTAAATCTTACATTCGCTTACCCCTGCTACCATATATTTTTCTTTACGTTCACAATCCTAAAGCACAAGTACTCATACCATGGAGGCGATTATAAATCATTTCCTTACATCATGGGCTCCAGCTACGTTGCcaacatcaacttcaatcaGTTCTATTGACCCCACAAATATTCCGGGGTTGCTGGCTACAGCTGAGCTGCTACGGCAAGAGGTTGCGACccaaacaaattcaatatcgTTGTATTTCTTATCTCGAAATGCAAGGGCAGCAGCAGCTTCATATACTATTTTAAGTGATCAACAAGTGTTGGCATCTGCGACATCAGTGCTTAATGCTGCTGCAAACACAG is from Candida orthopsilosis Co 90-125, chromosome 1 draft sequence and encodes:
- a CDS encoding Pet117 protein (S. cerevisiae homolog PET117 has role in mitochondrial respiratory chain complex IV and localizes mitochondrion) is translated as MSTASKITLGASIAFATGAFIFINYSQQSERAALRQGPIKDAERQQAKKTQKQQANELEHREQEEMKRRFAALQPLSSEIIRGEEESGK
- a CDS encoding Pcl7 cyclin-like protein, which codes for MSRNFHHNDSSTTNQFQSANLDSSTDIHQSGFQEGGFSSGGSSPPPQSTKSQVSNLTRTLQSSSSTNSALQQSQQSQQSQQSFEDHPQSTQGQQQITDPRKSIIGLPYKTTRVDIGDDAQSSSYQAHHGAFPQQIPISQNSYKHMPMSHNTPTAVGTSYTSAHSYNPSLPSTNNFITQPESSSFHDHTAPSSFRPNTVPHAFPTTTVQTDSVIPNRSSFSVAPDAASSLHSSSYSVPGNQFQQPSMIHHPTQINSNQFMANQRIPNSLPAGHIYANSFPSANQEQQQQQQQQPQSARRLQSLLNADKSTSTGSISIPQKNRIQNLQHNQDHSYHSTPPYYEHVQQSSQGSQQSSEYVRPEPDHYLTYSEFLQELRRKDEQERPNSGEEHLNIVEFPVNNLIVMLSCLLTKIIEANDKLHPNHFENTIAIRQKIKEERKLKRIQRKNKQREYHEDTVVGEVENEDADQNKEEKGIDDDDRFSVRIHSEDRMDEDDDNHEVDAEYDDDFDEDEDEEDNEMKNKYLANVLAFHGTNVPGISLQAYLARVLKYCPVTNEVFLSLLVYFDRIAKKANNLNQKRKSSSNDDGNDGGDTSEAEQLFVMDSYNIHRLIISGITVSSKFFSDIFYKNLRYAKVGGLPLEELNYLELQFLLLLDFKLMISVEDLQNYGDLLARFWKREQSNASEAGAGGNSSGNE